The Yamadazyma tenuis chromosome 2, complete sequence sequence gtggatttgCCTACTACCAATGCCGATTCTGTTAGAGGTGATGGCCAGAAAATTGCCGTAAGAGATTGCCAGGTGCAGCTTCTTGATATGACCGAAATCCAAATCAACCCCACCGGGTTTGTGGACTTTGCAAATGTGGATCTTAGAAATAAGATTTTGTGTGGTGAGCTTTTGAGAGGAATTGGGGGAATCTTGGTGTCACccatcacctccaaacGATTTGTAGACGAATTGCAAACCAGAGACATTGTTTCTGATGCAGTTTTCAAGAACTGCAAAATTCCCGAAGGTGACTTCACAAAGGCCCAGAAGTACGTGTCgatcatcatcattgacCCGGAAGACTACCACAAGGCCCAGTCTCACATTAACTTTTATGTTTCCAAGAATTTGTTGTACTTTGGCACCCTTGAGGAATTGACCCAAAAGGTTCACACTTTTAGCACCACTtttgacgaagatgagttgattCAAACTTTGAAACTGTACAATAAAGGGGTTGGTAGTGAAGGTCAAGATGAGTTTGGAAGAAAGGTTTTTGGAGAACCTTTCTTGTCACTGAAGTTTTACTATGGTTTCACAACCCCATCTCTCCACTTTTCAATGGGAGGAATTGCAATAAATGAAAACGGTCAGGCGTTAAACCAGGCAAACTCGATCATTACTAACTTGTACGCTGTGGGAGAAATCGCTGCTGGAGTTCACGGTAAGAACAGATTAGGAGGCAATTCTCTCCTTGAGTGTACGGTGTTTGGAAAGCGGGCTGCGATGAACATCTTAAGTGACGAATAATAAAGTAAATCATGAAATGAGCTACTAAAACTAACGGTAATTATACAGATTAAAGAAATGAATGTCTGGTCTACTCGGTCAACGATGGAGAACTATCATCCATCTCATGAAGCTTGATAGACAAAGCACGAAGGTTTTGGTCGTTCAACTTATTGGAAGTTGGGGTCGATGTTCCTGTTCCGGCTCCTGTTGACACAGGAGCTCCCGTATTGGATTTTTTCCTATCACGTCTCTCTCTTCTATCTCTGTTCAAGAGCTTTTCCTTGTCGAGTATGCTTTCATCTTGATTATTCCCGGTGACGaaactcatcaagttgtttcttcttcttactCCTTCTCGGATCCAGAACTCACTGCGGTACAACTCCCATCCCTCTCTTATATCGGTATTGAATACTCTAGCATTTAGCACAAGTTTCACATCCGCTATTCCCACCCGGGGCTGGCATTGCAGTTGGCATGAGACAAAGAAAACTTCTATTTTGGAATCCTTGTTGTGCTTGAGCGAAGGATCAAACTTATGAATCAAATTTAATATCGTCATTATCACAAACAACAGAAACTCTCGTATCAAGTCCGAAAGTAAATCAATCAAGGGTGTCTTGATCTTCACCAATCTGACATTAAGCTGACGTAAGCCCTTATTGGTTGACGATAAGAATTTTCGGGGTAGAACAATAGTTTTTTGATACTCTCCAGACAAGTAGTACAATAATAAGGTGATCATcaaagcaagaagaacaaacgTGAGTACCACCCGGAAAGGGCTCGACGTTTCATAGTTACTAAAGTACAAATGGTGAGCAATAGACGTTATCACTGCACAAAGAATCGCCATGAATGTCAAGTACTTTCGTCTCAAACCTCTCTGCTGTGCAACTTGATCTCTCAAACTCTCTTCAagaatcaacaaattcCGGAAAATCTTACCGGTTCCTGGAGCCAGTGCATATCCTCCACCGACCGGATGTGACTTCTCGCTACCTTCAgacttgtttgattttcttcttatttttttcttctgcTTAGGACTAGGCGTACCCAGGTCTCCACTATCTCGTCTAGGAGATGTTCTTCTCTTGGAACTGGCACTTTTGATTCTTCTGACGGCTGAACGCGAAGGTGAGCTGTCCCTGTCGTCCATCCCGTCTACCAGACTGGATTTGAGCGGAATCGGCAAGTCCAATGAGTTCTGAGACCCAATTTCGGAGTCCGAGTACATAACATACTCGTCATTATCATTTTGTTGCGAGCTGTAGGGAGTTAGGTTCATGAGAGACTCGTTCGATGATAGTACTGGCAGCTTCGGTGGGAGCGGTACGAAGTTCTCAAGTAAGGTATTGTCATCGATACTATCATGGTGGATATGCAAAGATGGAGAACTGGGAGTCGAGTCGAGATTTAGGTGATCTCCTGTGCTGGCATGGGTGGGTGTCGGCGGCCTGTCACTCTTTTCCGCTCTGGACATCCACTTTTCCACTGCTTCTTCGTCGGTCATGCTGTGGCGGTTGTAATAGAGGAATTCGCTTAGTctggagttggagaagatgaaattaAACTCAGCGCGCGTGAGCGCTAGCGACTATTGAAAATTAAACCGTTTTACGTGTTGCAGAATCGGGAAATATAATTGGCATTTGGGCATGTCTACGTTGAAAGAACAGAAACAGCTATTTGTTTCCGACTTGGTGGGGGGCTCGTTGGCAGAAATTTACCAGGTCGTAGCCGTGTCTACTGTGGCGTACTTGGCATTTAAGGTGTTCTCTTCCAGCGAATTCATCGGAAACTCGAtacttcttgatttcttgttgaacgTCGTGCTGCTTTTGACATCGATAACAATCTACAGCAACTCCATCGATACTTTGTATGGAGCTTTGGTGGCTCCAGTAGCTGTGGCAGGCACAATGCAGGTATTATTGCGGttgaaatccaagaagTCTCGAAATCCTTCGAAAAAGGCCCCTATAAACACAGAAGTGTTACACAAGAAAGCGTTCCTCACGGCGTATAGATCACATATGTTGATACTCACCAACTTTGCGATCCTAGCGGTTGATTTCCATGTGTTTCCCCGAAGATTCGCTAAAGTCGAAACCTGGGGCACATCCATTATGGACATGGGAGTCGGCTCGTTTGTATTTTCTATGGGGTTGGTCAACTCTAGATCTATCATCAAGCTGAAGATCAACTCTATGCAACCGAACAGTTTCGGGTTGTCGAAGTACCTCAGCTTGATCTTCACGAATTTCAAGGCCACGATCCCCATGTTGGCCTTCGGCATCATTCGTTTTGTAAGTGTCAAAGGACTTGAATATCAAGAACACGTGACAGAGTATGGGATTCActggaacttcttcatAACTTTAGGGTTGTTGCCTACTTTTATAGCCATTTTGGATCCACTTTTCGAATTGGTTCCAAGGGCTTTGGTCGCATTCCTAATAGCAGCCACATATGAACTTGCGTTGTGCAACACCGGGTTGTTGCAATTCATTTTGTGGCCGGAGAACAGGTTGGACAGCTTGGTGACTATGAACAAAGAAGGACTTTTTTCGTTTTTTGGATACTTGAGTATCTTTATATTCGGACAGTCATTTGGCTCGTTTGTATTGACTGGACGCAAAACTCCTAACAACTTGATTGGTTTCAATCTCCAACACAAATCGCCCAAGTCTTGGTTGACTGTATCGACAGTCAAAGGGTTGGTCATATCGACGGTGTTCTACCAGAGTTTGGGTTACTTTGTGAAAGAGTCGCCAttattcttcaatatttCAAGACGTCTAGCTAACCTTCCTTATGTGTTTATGATTGTGGCATATaactccttcttcttgttatGTTACTGCTTGTGTAATGAGCTTATCGGTGACAACGACACTCATTCCCAGATATTGGAAGCTGTTAATAAGAACGGGTTGGTGTATTTCTTGCTAGGAAACCTATTAACAGGCTTGATCAATATGTCCATCAACACCCTCGAATGCGATACCAAAACatccttcttgatcttgttggtgtaTGGGATCGTTACcatatttttggtggttggttTGGACAAACGTCACATTTACATAAAGCTCTAAACTTCATTACATATCTCCACAAAGTACATTCTACAAAATATATAAAATTCGCAAGATCGATAAATTGCTGCAAAACCAATAGTTGCGAAAACCACTAATCTAACATGGTACTTCACTTCTGTGACAAATACTAGAAGGAACTCGACTTGTCACAAGCTTTATAGGTGCTGTTACCACCGACCCAGCAGTTTCAAGAACCCCCCACCCTTCGACAAATTTGATTTTTGTTAGGTTATTGGCCGGAGCCTCAGCTAAGTAAAGGGTAGTGAGAATACGACCATATTCTCCCTGTTTGGTATCACAACTAACACTCGTCTTAATTGATACACTTGGTGCAAATATGAACTCGCTGTCTAGAAAATCTAGGAGAAGagacaagtccaactccGCtaccttcaaagaaaaggatgCAGCCAAATCAACTGAAGCAGAGAAAGTGATTCCAATAGCAGAGGTTAAACTTCCTCCTTGGCCCATTGACATATCAAGACATGTGCCGTGGTCAATAGTATGGGGATAATATTTCACATTAAGGTCGTACTGGGATTTGACCCATGATTCCTGTTCTGGGTCATAGAAGCAACTCTCTTTATTTGCAACCGCAACAAACCGATTTTGGGGATCAATTTTATCCGTGTATACAGTGGGAATTTCCTCCAAATCGTTCACAAGGTAGACTGTGTGGCTGAGGTCAGTACTGGAGAAACTATCCCAGGCCGAAACCAGAGAAACCTGAACGGTACTATGCCTCAGGATGGTGCTTGGGTCCCATAGGCCGGTGAGGTCAACTATCTGACCAGTAGGGACCATCATTGGAAATGAGGCCGCACAGGCATGTAAAATGAGGAAAGCAAATTCGAATTTCATGGTATCAAGATTAATCGAGGAGAAATAGGGTTTAGCCTGGCTTATATATACTGCTTTTTGCAACATGACAATTTAGCAGAAAAAGGGGTCGTGCACGCTCAATACTTTGAGGCCGGGCCACCACTCAATCGCCCAAAAGGGTTCAAAAAAGCCCCCAAAAAACGTCAGAAGACCAGTTAGACATTCACCAACCCATAAAAACCACACATATACCCCTAAATACCAACGTATATCACTATAAATTGGCACCGCCGCATCCGATGTCGTAATTTGGTCTGCTTGAAATATAATCGCGATGGAAAATTATTGCTGTTCCACAAACGTTGGGGTTTACAAATACAATCCACACCCACACAGTTGATTGCTAGTTGATTCCCTGCTCACTCACTCCCGCTCCCAATCCCCACTAGCTCCACCATGTCAAGCATTGCGTCTTCGTCCTCATGGACCTCGTTTTTAAAATCAATTTCGTCGTTTAATGGTGACCTATCCACTTTGACAGCCCCCCCATTCATTTTGTCTCCCACTTCTTTATCGGAGTATTCCCAATATTGGGGAGAACACCCCAACCTCCTTTTGGCAccgaacttcttgaaggcTTCCGAAGGAGCCGACCAGAATGAGTTGGATGCCATGGCGTTGAAAAGAATGGTGGCAGTGGTTAAGTGGTTCATTTCCACGTTAAGATCTCAATATTGCTCCAGAAACGAAAGTATGGGTTCGGAAAAAAAGGCGTTGAATCCCTTCTTGGGTGAGGTATTTGTGGGCAAATGGGAAGATACCAGTGAAGATGGGACGTTGGGTGAGTCCATTTTATTGTCTGAACAGGTGTCTCATCACCCTCCCGTTACCGGCTATGCTATAATCAACCAAAAAAACAACACATTATTGCAGGGCTATAATGGTATCAGGGCCACTATGTCTGCCACCTCTATCAATATCAAGCAATATGGACACTGTTTGTTAGAGTACAATGCTAAAGATTTGGCTGAAAGCTACTTGGTCACATTACCTCCATTGCACATTGAAGGGTTAATCACTGCGTCTCCATTTGTGGAATTGGAAGGCAAGTCATACATCCAGAGCTCGAACGGATACGTGGCCGTTTTTGAGTACAGCGGAAGAGGGTACTTTTCCGGCAAGAAGAATACTTTCAAAGCTCGGATTTACAAGGATAAACTAGCATCGGCCGATAAAGAGAATGCGATTATCACCATTAGTGGACAGTGGTCAGGCAAGAGTTATGCCAAAAAAGGTGCGATAGCTCCTACCAAGACTGATGAATTGTTCTATGATGCGTTTTTGGCGGATCCTCAACACTTGACGGTGAAGCCTAtagaacaacaacatccaTTGGAAACCAGAAGAGCCTGGCAAAAGGTCGCGGAGGCCATCTCCAAATCTGATTAcgatttgatcaacacaGAGAAGTCCAAGATCGAGAATGAACAGAGAGAGTTGAGAAGAAAGGAAAAGGAAGCTGGTACCCCATGGGAAACCAGGTGGTTCGATCCAGTGGATTATGATTCGGAAGTCAAGGACCATTTCACaaacttgaccaacttgtcACAATTGTCCACCAAGAACTGTCCATCCGGAAGCTTGGTGGGTTCCAAGTATGACGAAGGAACTGCTTTGCATTGGAGAGTGAACGTTGACAAGTGGAACAACGAGAAGGAGATCACTGCCTAGAGTATGAATATACAGATGACAATAGTCCAAATGAAACAATGTATTTAGTGTTATAAACCCGATTATCTTCCGTGGGTGAACAAGTCAAACGATTGGGGGTAGAAAGGCTTGCTCAATGGACTCAACAACTTAGACCCCTTGTAAAAGTCAATGGTTTTGTTGGCTCTTGAGCTAATTCCTTCTGGAGTGAATTCCAAGTAGTCGTAGATGTCGGTGTATTTTGCTGAGAATCCAAACCTGCTCACCCCAAACTGGACATGAGAGTAGTTGGACCAGCCAAATGGCGACATCACCTCAATCGACAAAATTGGAACACCGTCAGGCAACACTGAGAAACGATACTTTTCAGATTGTTGGTCAAAAGCAAAGAAGGATGGCATCGATACAACTCGGGCTCTTGTTCCGTTTTTACCCAataattttgcagcctcaACCGCAATCGAAACTTCTGATCCAGATGACACAAGAATGATATCTGGGTCTTGTGCCTCCACCAAAACGTAGCCACCCTTGGATGCCTTCTCTATAGAAGACCCTTCCAAGTGTGGAACCCCTTGTCTGGTCAACGCCAACACGTGAGGAGTTGAAACCGACGAAATGGCTGCTTTGTAGGCGGCAGACACCTCATTACCATCAGCAGGTCTCCACACAGAGAGATTTGGAATAGCCCGAAGATGTGCCAACGTTTCAATTGGCTGGTGGGTAGGCCCATCTTCACCCAATCCAACCGAATCATGAGTTCCAACCCAGATAATTGGAAGCTGCGAAATGGCTGATAATCTGACAGCACCGGCTGCGTAAGAcacaaagttcaaaaacgTCCCGCCAaaaaccttgaagttggatcCAAAAGCTGCTATTCCGTTCATCATGGCACCCATGGCATGTTCCCGAACACCAAACCTGATATACCGTCCAGAGTAGTCTCCTAACCCAGTTGACGGAGGCTGAAAGTCCACCGCGTTTTGGGTCCTGGTCAAAGTCGATGGAGTCAAGTCTGCCGCACCTCCAATGAGCTCGGGAATAACTGGCGTAAGAGCACCCAAAACCGTCTCTGAAAGCTTCCGGGTGGCTGCTGCCTTGTCAGAAGGCTTGTATGAGGGTAAGAACCTCTCCCAATCTGGAGGCAACCTTCCGTCCTCTCTTctgttgatttcttctGCCAATTCAGGATAGTGGTGACTATAgtctttgaacaacttctGCCATTCTACATATTGTTTATCCTTCAGTTCCAccgacttcttgaagtagTCAGTGACTTCCAGAGGAACCACAAAACTTTGTTCGGGGTCGAACCCAATGGCTTTCTTTAGGTGCTTCACATCATCAGGTTTCAATGGAGCTCCGTGTACTGCCGCGGTGCCAGCTTGCTCAgaaccaattccaatggtAGTTTTGATCTTCACAAACGTGGGCTTGTCGGTGACCTTCAGAGCCTCATCAATTGCCTTGGAAAGAGTAGATAAGCTAGGGTTCTCTTCATCCACATCAATTACGTGCCAGCCATATGCTCTATATCTTTCAGGCACATCCTCAGTGAATGCCAAATCTGTAGACCCGTCAATagagattttgttggaatcCCAAAACACCGTCAAGTTACCCAACTGCAAGTGACCTGCAAGAGATGAGGCCTCAGATGAAATCCCTTCCATCAAGCACccatctccaacaataCAAAAGGTCCGGGCATCGGCAATAGGGTAGTCGGGTTTGTTGTaagtggctgcaaattgtTTTTGCGCGAGTGCAATCCCCACTGCATTTGCAATTCCCTGGCCCAATGGACCGGTGGTAACCTCCACTCCGGGACAGTGGGGAGTTTCCGGGTGGCCAGGGGTCTTGGAGTTCAATTGCCtaaagttcttcaaatcgTCGAGAGTGTAATCGAATCCATATAAAAACAAGATCGAGTACAACAAAGCACAGGCATGTCCATTGGATAATACAAACCGGTCTCTGTTGGGCCATTTTGGGTGATTTGGAGTGAATTTGGTCTTCTGGAAAATAGCATGGGCAAGGGTGGCAAGTGCCAATGGAGCTCCTGGATGACCTGAATTTGCAGCTGATACACTGTCCACGGCTaaggttttgatggtgttgatggaCAATTGGTCAATATCTTTAGTCATGATGGGAAGATATTATTAGAGAATTTACAAGAAAAACCAGAGATTTTGGGGTATTTATATCCTTGTAATACAAATATAACATCAGAGCAATTAGGCCGCAACGGCAGATTAGGTTGCTTAGTCACGTGCTTTTGAGTAGGGTTTTCAAAGCCCGCACCAGTCACACACTCGCACTGCTGGGGACGGTGCGCACACCAATAGGCGCACGACCACACACCCAAATTGGGCCCCAGACACCCGCAGCTTGCGAGCGCTTTTGTGTCACCATTTGTTCGAGCGGTATCAAGAGAATTTTTAACtactgaaaattttttatAATCTCAAAGTATTGATTATTCAACTTTTAATTAACTACTAAAAATGGCTGAATCTCATAGATGTATGTGCATACCACTCCACGGTGATCGACTAGTGAATATCTGAACATAGCTGGGATTGAACAGAACTGAAAATAACGACACTTGGACCTCATTCTTTGGAACCCGGTCTCGAATGAGTCAGATTTCAAACCCAGTGAAACCTTCCAAAATTCCCTTATATCAACTACTGCCTGTTTCTCCGTGTCACCCACAAGCCACACTGACCATACCCATtaccaaattcttcttggaagcAAAGTTTTCTCCTACTGGcagttcaagttcaccaacgTCGAAACACCCCAAAAACATAAAAACCCCCAATACTAACAAGCTTTTCTAGTATACGTTAAAGGTAAACACTTGTCTTACCAACGTTCAAAGAGAGTCAACAACCCTAACGTTTCGTTGCTCCAAATAGAAGGTGTTGCTAACCCAGCTGATGCCAAGTTCTACTTGGGTAAGCGTGTTGCCTATGTCTACAGAGCCTCTAAGGAAATCAGAGGATCCAAGATCAGAGTCATCTGGGGTAAGGTTACCAGAACCCACGGAAACAGTGGTGTCGTTAGagccaacttcaagaagaacttgcCACCAAAGACCTTCGGAGCTTCTGTTAGAATCATGTTATATCCATCCAACATCTAATTCAGTTGACAGTTGTTTCGGCTACTTATTTAAAGGAAATTAACGCTTATAAATATAATTATCataaagaagaaaggtGTGTTTATAAGTTGTGGAATCTATATAAATAACTTAATAAAACGTCTTTAATGTACCTTTATTAAGTTGGATTCCCGCTTGTTGGCCGTTTGGTTTTCTTTTTATGTATATTAATAATAACATCATTGTATTAGTGAAGCCACTGGCCTTGGATCGTAGTTTGTTGAGGCAGCCTCACTGTTCGCAAAATTTATATAAACACTTGTTAGTTGCACCATGGCTAAAAGCAAGAAAAAGACCACCAAGGCCGCCAAAAATGGGTCGACAGACAACGGCAGTGCCATATCTAGTCATGAAGAGGATACACACATCGAAGAAGTGCCTCCAATAGTGCCGGTGCCTGATGAAAACGGATATTCGAACGGATCCGTTGCCAGCACCGATGGGGTGGAACTCGAAAACAATGCCGCCAGCGCAACTACCATTGACTCCACCAGCATCCTACAAGCACAGATTGATGAATTGACCAAACAGTTGCACGAAAAAGATGAGACGATACTGAAACAAGTCGAATTACAAACACAATACAAACAGCTCCTAgcacaaaaagaagaggagTTGGCCCAACACAAAGCACAGGTACCAGAAGATCATCTGCGTGAGCAGGACCCTTCTGACAGCTCCAGCGCCGACTTGGAGTCGGTAAAGAAAGAACGAGACGAACTCAAGGCCAATTACGATTCGTTACTTGGGCGAATCTCGTCGATGCGATCGGTGTTTAGCAAGATGAAAGAGACCGAAGTGGAGGCCGAGCAGTTAAAAGAGGAAGTGG is a genomic window containing:
- the OSM1 gene encoding Osmotic growth protein 1 (EggNog:ENOG503NU5S; COG:C), with product MNSDVTIVGAGLTGLTAALHLADGGRHVTIIEKALRPGGNSIKASSGINGVPTMFQPVKGDSVNLFIQDTLKSGKNLCNTQLVEILAKESSDAIYWLIDQGINLSTVSQLGGHSMPRTHRGNSKVAPGYAIISKLLEHVQNSPNIDIQVESQLKRIIMKNQKVAAIEYTHDGTTHTLTTSDLILASGGYAADTEMDESLVRKYRPDLVDLPTTNADSVRGDGQKIAVRDCQVQLLDMTEIQINPTGFVDFANVDLRNKILCGELLRGIGGILVSPITSKRFVDELQTRDIVSDAVFKNCKIPEGDFTKAQKYVSIIIIDPEDYHKAQSHINFYVSKNLLYFGTLEELTQKVHTFSTTFDEDELIQTLKSYNKGVGSEGQDEFGRKVFGEPFLSSKFYYGFTTPSLHFSMGGIAINENGQALNQANSIITNLYAVGEIAAGVHGKNRLGGNSLLECTVFGKRAAMNILSDE
- the SPO7 gene encoding Nem1-Spo7 phosphatase regulatory subunit (EggNog:ENOG503P0TE; COG:S); this translates as MTDEEAVEKWMSRAEKSDRPPTPTHASTGDHLNLDSTPSSPSLHIHHDSIDDNTLLENFVPLPPKSPVLSSNESLMNLTPYSSQQNDNDEYVMYSDSEIGSQNSLDLPIPLKSSSVDGMDDRDSSPSRSAVRRIKSASSKRRTSPRRDSGDSGTPSPKQKKKIRRKSNKSEGSEKSHPVGGGYASAPGTGKIFRNLLILEESLRDQVAQQRGLRRKYLTFMAILCAVITSIAHHLYFSNYETSSPFRVVLTFVLLALMITLLLYYLSGEYQKTIVLPRKFLSSTNKGLRQLNVRLVKIKTPLIDLLSDLIREFSLFVIMTILNLIHKFDPSLKHNKDSKIEVFFVSCQSQCQPRVGIADVKLVLNARVFNTDIREGWELYRSEFWIREGVRRRNNLMSFVTGNNQDESILDKEKLLNRDRRERRDRKKSNTGAPVSTGAGTGTSTPTSNKLNDQNLRALSIKLHEMDDSSPSLTE
- the GWT1 gene encoding Glucosaminyl phosphatidylinositol (GlcN-PI) nositol acylation protein (EggNog:ENOG503NUJT; COG:I; BUSCO:EOG09264FWI), translated to MSTLKEQKQLFVSDLVGGSLAEIYQVVAVSTVAYLAFKVFSSSEFIGNSILLDFLLNVVSLLTSITIYSNSIDTLYGALVAPVAVAGTMQVLLRLKSKKSRNPSKKAPINTEVLHKKAFLTAYRSHMLILTNFAILAVDFHVFPRRFAKVETWGTSIMDMGVGSFVFSMGLVNSRSIIKSKINSMQPNSFGLSKYLSLIFTNFKATIPMLAFGIIRFVSVKGLEYQEHVTEYGIHWNFFITLGLLPTFIAILDPLFELVPRALVAFLIAATYELALCNTGLLQFILWPENRLDSLVTMNKEGLFSFFGYLSIFIFGQSFGSFVLTGRKTPNNLIGFNLQHKSPKSWLTVSTVKGLVISTVFYQSLGYFVKESPLFFNISRRLANLPYVFMIVAYNSFFLLCYCLCNELIGDNDTHSQILEAVNKNGLVYFLLGNLLTGLINMSINTLECDTKTSFLILLVYGIVTIFLVVGLDKRHIYIKL
- the kes1 gene encoding Oxysterol-binding protein 4 (EggNog:ENOG503NU29; COG:T) produces the protein MSSIASSSSWTSFLKSISSFNGDLSTLTAPPFILSPTSLSEYSQYWGEHPNLLLAPNFLKASEGADQNELDAMALKRMVAVVKWFISTLRSQYCSRNESMGSEKKALNPFLGEVFVGKWEDTSEDGTLGESILLSEQVSHHPPVTGYAIINQKNNTLLQGYNGIRATMSATSINIKQYGHCLLEYNAKDLAESYLVTLPPLHIEGLITASPFVELEGKSYIQSSNGYVAVFEYSGRGYFSGKKNTFKARIYKDKLASADKENAIITISGQWSGKSYAKKGAIAPTKTDELFYDAFLADPQHLTVKPIEQQHPLETRRAWQKVAEAISKSDYDLINTEKSKIENEQRELRRKEKEAGTPWETRWFDPVDYDSEVKDHFTNLTNLSQLSTKNCPSGSLVGSKYDEGTALHWRVNVDKWNNEKEITA
- the TKL1_1 gene encoding Transketolase (EggNog:ENOG503NZ8A; COG:G); protein product: MTKDIDQLSINTIKTLAVDSVSAANSGHPGAPLALATLAHAIFQKTKFTPNHPKWPNRDRFVLSNGHACALLYSILFLYGFDYTLDDLKNFRQLNSKTPGHPETPHCPGVEVTTGPLGQGIANAVGIALAQKQFAATYNKPDYPIADARTFCIVGDGCLMEGISSEASSLAGHLQLGNLTVFWDSNKISIDGSTDLAFTEDVPERYRAYGWHVIDVDEENPSLSTLSKAIDEASKVTDKPTFVKIKTTIGIGSEQAGTAAVHGAPLKPDDVKHLKKAIGFDPEQSFVVPSEVTDYFKKSVESKDKQYVEWQKLFKDYSHHYPELAEEINRREDGRLPPDWERFLPSYKPSDKAAATRKLSETVLGALTPVIPELIGGAADLTPSTLTRTQNAVDFQPPSTGLGDYSGRYIRFGVREHAMGAMMNGIAAFGSNFKVFGGTFLNFVSYAAGAVRLSAISQLPIIWVGTHDSVGLGEDGPTHQPIETLAHLRAIPNLSVWRPADGNEVSAAYKAAISSVSTPHVLALTRQGVPHLEGSSIEKASKGGYVLVEAQDPDIILVSSGSEVSIAVEAAKLLGKNGTRARVVSMPSFFAFDQQSEKYRFSVLPDGVPILSIEVMSPFGWSNYSHVQFGVSRFGFSAKYTDIYDYLEFTPEGISSRANKTIDFYKGSKLLSPLSKPFYPQSFDLFTHGR
- the RPL33B gene encoding 60S ribosomal protein eL33 (EggNog:ENOG503P41A; COG:J); amino-acid sequence: MAESHRLYVKGKHLSYQRSKRVNNPNVSLLQIEGVANPADAKFYLGKRVAYVYRASKEIRGSKIRVIWGKVTRTHGNSGVVRANFKKNLPPKTFGASVRIMLYPSNI